TCGTGTCGAGGACGAAGTCCTCAGTGACGACGCCATCAGTGACGACACTGAATATGTGGATGATCCTCAGATTGATCTGCTGTCTGCCTGATTAGGCCAGCTCAAGCAGACGAATTCTGAAGGCCGCCACCTGTCGCGCCATGTCGGGTGAACTGATCAGAAACGGGTGATCTGCCATCGCCTTTAGCACCTCTTCCAAGTGCTGTTCTTGGCTGAGCTCGTCGCTGTTGCTGCCTCGCAGTTGTTTCCAGGTGCGATCGAACACCATCGCGAAGCTGTCCGCGTTGTCAAAAACACGGTCTGTGCCTGCATCTGGAGAGATGAATGACACGGCAGTTTTGGCATCGATGTGATGCCAGGACCCAGATTTGAACTGGGGACACGGCGATTTTCAGTCGCCTGCTCTACCAACTGAGCTATCCCGGCGCGTCGCCTAAGCGACCTGGGAATCTTAAATCACCGCCTGTGCTGTCTTGCGGGTGTGCGTCCCAGGCAGATCAATCCAGCCACCCCATGGCCGGCCTCTTCCAGCGCCTGGCGAGCCGCCAAAGCGGTTGCCCCTGTCGTGAGGATGTCATCCACGAGCCAGACCGAGGTGAGGGCTGTTGCTGGGTTGTGGGGACTGGCTCGGAACGCGCCGATCAGGTTCGTCTGGCGTTGGCTTCTGTTCAGATGGTGTTGGCTCAGCCCGACACGGGGTCGTTGCAGCAGGTCTGCTGTTGGTCGGTCCAATCCATTGGCAATGCGCTGAGGCAGGGGGTTGGTGCGCTGCCGTTTCCAGCTTGGAATCGGCACCAACACCGCTGTGGAAGGCAGGCTCAAGCTGTCAGACAACATCTGAACCAACACCGACAGTGCTTTCTGTTTGGTTGGCTGACGCACCTTCAGCAACAGCTGGCGCAGCCTGCCCTCGTAAGGCCCGAGAGCGCACCAATGCAAGGGCTCCAGGCCCTTGATGCCCTCAGGAGGAAGCTGCAGTGCGTCTCGGCAGTGTCTGCAGGGAGATGTCGGCGCCTGTGGCTCTTGCCAAGGTCCATCACAGATCGGGCAACGGGGCTCGATCAGCAGGGTCTGGGCGAAGGCCAGGAACGCTCGATGCACAGCGGAAAGCTCGGTGCATCGAGCGTTCCACTGCTGAATCAGATTGTTCCTGGCTTAGCCGTTCTCCTTGGGCATCGCCCGCAGCATGGCCACCAACGTGCGATGGGCGTCTTCGCTGTCGGTGAGGGTGTGATCGAAAGCGATGCTGATGCTCGCGCCATCCACCTCTAGTTCCATGGTCTCTGCTTTCACAGACACCATGCGTGCGGCGGCGGGATTGCTGACGCCGCCGTAGTGCTTGGCGTAGGCGAGCACCGCTTCCGCATGGTCGTCGTTCATGTGTTTGCAGATCCGTGTGCTGACGGCATCAGTGAGGGCGTCTGCAGGCATCGGTATGAAACAAGGGAATGCAATCTTTGCAGTGATTGGTTCAGGCGAAGCGCTCGATTAGCAGAAGGCCGAGGCGGATGCCGCTGAATCCCACATAACAGGCCAACACGATGAAGAGCCCCATCGCCAGAATTTCGCGGAGATTGGAGGGCATGGCTGGCTGGCTTGTTGCCGGAATTCTCACCCGACTAGGGCCTGTTGGGCCAGTCGCGCCACACCTGCAGCTGGGGGTGTTTGACAACTGGTTACAGGACAGCCAAGACGGCGTTCCCGAAGCCGTCTCCATTGGGGATTGCGCGCTCCGCCGCCGATGCTGATGATCCGTTGGGGCGCGGCGGCACCCAGAGCCTGGAGGCGTTGCCAACCCTGCGCTTCGATCTCGGCGAGGCCTTCGAGCAGTCCATGTAGGTAGAGGGCATCACTCACCGGGCGAGGTTCCAGCACCGGCAGCAGCTCAGGATCATCGACAGGGAAGCGTTCGCCCGGACCGGGCAGGGGCCGCAGGGAGAGGCCGCTATTGGTGTCAGGGTCGATTTGGCGGCTGAGCTCCGCGAGCTGGTCGTTGCTGTAGAAGCGCCGCAGCACGCCTGCCCCTGCATTGGAGGCGCCTCCACAGAGCCAGCGTCCACCGACGCGATGACTGGTGACGCCGGGTGCTTTCAGAGGAGCTTCTGTGAAGCATTTCATCACCAACGTGGTGCCCAGCACGGTGACCCCGTCTCCTGGTTGGGGATGGGCGGCCAACACAGCGGCGTTGGAATCTGTCGTCCCGGCCACGATGATCAGATCGTCGGCCAAGCCCAAGGCTTTGGCTTGCTCTGGTGCGATTGTGCCCAGGATGCTGCCGCTGCGACGGATGTCGGGCAGTGCCTGCCGCCATGGTTGCTTGGCAAAGCTGGCTGGCCAGCTGTTGGAGATCAGATCCCAACCCAGTCGGAGATTGTTGCCTTCTTCCCCCCAGCTCCAGTTGTTCAGAAGCCATCCGCTGATCCAGTCCGATTGATGACGCAAGAGGATCTTGCTGCCGAATCTGGATGTCAGCCGAAGTGCCCTCGCCAGGCTGCTGCTGCTGCTTTGCGCGAGGTTCCCCGTGCCCACCAGTCCTTGCAGAAGGGGATCCACCTCTGGACAGGCCAGTGAGTAAGGCAAGGCTTTCCCGAGGGGAAGGCCGTGGGAGTCGCAGGCCAGGAGGGTGCCTGATGTGCCATCAACTGCAAGCGCCTTGAGTTGCGATTGAAGCCTGTTGGGGATGGCCGTAAGCAGTTCTCGACAGGCCTCACGCCAAGACTCTGGGTCGCAAAACTCACCCCGATAGTTGCTGGCCTGGGTGTGGTGCAACACACCATCCATGCCCAGCACAGCAATGCGAACACCGCTGGTGCCCAGGTCGATGCCTAGCACCAGTGGTGGTTGTGTCATGACCTACGCAGTGACGCCCTGTGCAGCCTTCGTTTGGCGCAGTTCTTCGCTTTTGGCACTGACGTCTTCCCAGGGAGCCTGCAAGTCGTTGCGTCCGAAATGGCCGTAGGCCGCTGTGTCCTGGTAGAAGCGACCGCCGCGTTGTTGGGGGAGGTTGCGTAGGCCGAAGATCTCAATGATGGCGCCGGGGCGCAGATCGAAATGCTCCTGCACGAGGGCGGTGAGGGCATCGTTGTCCAGTTGGCTGGTGCCGAAGGACTCCACCAGAATCGACACAGGCTTGGCCACGCCGATGGCGTAGCTCAGCTGCACTTCGGCACGTTCAGCAAGTCCTGCGGCCACAAGGCACTTGGCCACGTAGCGGGCGGCATAGGCAGCTGAGCGGTCCACCTTGGTGGGGTCTTTGCCAGAGAAAGCACCACCGCCGTGGCGGGCGTAGCCGCCATAGGTGTCGACGATGATTTTGCGACCGGTGAGGCCGGCATCACCCTGCGGACCGCCTACCACGAACTTGCCGGTTGGGTTCACCAGATACTTGGTGGCCTCACGGGATGGCTTGAGCGCCAGGTCGGCGGTTGCCGGCTCCACGACATGCGTCCAGAGGTCTTTGGTAATGCGTTCCCGGATCCCCTGTTCATCGCTGATTCCATCCACATCAGCGGTGTGCTGAGTGGAGATCAGGATCGTGTCGATGGAGACGGGCTTGTCGTTTTCATAAACAACGCTCACCTGTGTCTTGCCATCAGGAAGCAGGTAATCCAGGGTCCCGTTGTGGCGCACTTCGGCAAGGCGGCGCGACAGCCGGTGGGCCAGGCTGATCGGCAACGGCATCAGCTCGGGCGTCTCGTTGCAGGCGTAGCCGAACATGATTCCCTGGTCCCCAGCGCCCACCAGATCAAGGGGATCACCAGCGTGGTCGTCGGCCTCGTTCACGCCCTGGGCGATGTCGGGGGACTGCTGGTCAAGAGCCACGAGCACCGCGCAGCTGTTGGCATCGAATCCACCGGCCCGTGCGCCGCTGTAACCGATCTCCTTGATCACATTGCGAACCAAGTGGATGAAATCCACTTGGGCTTTGGAGGTCACCTCACCCGTGATCATGCAGAGGCCGGTGTTCACAACCGTTTCGCAGGCCACGCGGCTAGCGGGATCCTGCGCCAGCAGCGCATCGAGAACGGCGTCGCTGACCTGGTCGCAAATTTTGTCGGGATGCCCTTCCGTAACGGACTCGGACGTAAAGACGTAACGGCTCATTCGACTCTCCAGATGGCGCGACTTTACGCGGCAGTGTTGATGGCGAGCTCGTCCCAGTGGTGGAGTAGATGCTGAGCAGAGCGCAGCTCTGGAGTGCGACTCCAGCCACCGGTGAATCCGATCACGCAGCCAATTCCAGCCTGAAGAGCCATTTGAAGGTCGGTTTCAGCATCCCCGATCAATGCACAACGCTGGGGTGGAAGGCCCAGGCAGTCGCACAGCTCCAGAACGGCTTGCGGATCGGGTTTTCGCGGATGGTCGTCAGCACTCCAGATGCCATCAATGCATGCACTGAGCTCATGGTGATCCAGGAAGTCATCAATGCCGGATCGGGTGTCATTGCTGATGACAGCAGTGGTCACATTCAGCTGATTCAGGGCCCGTAGCAGTCGTTCTGCACCGTTCAGCAAAGGGCTTGGGGTCGCGTCAACCAAACCGCCCTGGTCAACCTCGTCGAAGCAGGCGTGGGCCATGGCCAGAGCCTGGGGCCATGAGCAGCCAAGGAGGCAAAACACCGTTGCGGTTGAGGCGATGTTGTCCTGTCTGGAGGCAACAGCAAGGGTTCCGCCTGGATGGAGCATGTCGTTGCTCACACCGAACGCTCTGCGCAAGGTGTCTCTCAGCGCAAAGGCTTCGAGTGGTGGGGCCTGGTCTTGCCCGATTTCAATGGCTCTGTTGATGCGTTCCTCTGCCAATGCCAGTAGATGAGGCTCACTATGGGAAAGGGTGCCGTCCTTATCGAACAGCACCCCATCAATTGAGCTGATGGGTGTTCCCTTCAGCAGAAGTGTGGCCATTCAGGCTCAGATCATCATGGAGTTGATCGGGTCTT
The Synechococcus sp. PROS-U-1 DNA segment above includes these coding regions:
- a CDS encoding ComF family protein; this translates as MHRAFLAFAQTLLIEPRCPICDGPWQEPQAPTSPCRHCRDALQLPPEGIKGLEPLHWCALGPYEGRLRQLLLKVRQPTKQKALSVLVQMLSDSLSLPSTAVLVPIPSWKRQRTNPLPQRIANGLDRPTADLLQRPRVGLSQHHLNRSQRQTNLIGAFRASPHNPATALTSVWLVDDILTTGATALAARQALEEAGHGVAGLICLGRTPARQHRR
- a CDS encoding FGGY-family carbohydrate kinase, which produces MTQPPLVLGIDLGTSGVRIAVLGMDGVLHHTQASNYRGEFCDPESWREACRELLTAIPNRLQSQLKALAVDGTSGTLLACDSHGLPLGKALPYSLACPEVDPLLQGLVGTGNLAQSSSSSLARALRLTSRFGSKILLRHQSDWISGWLLNNWSWGEEGNNLRLGWDLISNSWPASFAKQPWRQALPDIRRSGSILGTIAPEQAKALGLADDLIIVAGTTDSNAAVLAAHPQPGDGVTVLGTTLVMKCFTEAPLKAPGVTSHRVGGRWLCGGASNAGAGVLRRFYSNDQLAELSRQIDPDTNSGLSLRPLPGPGERFPVDDPELLPVLEPRPVSDALYLHGLLEGLAEIEAQGWQRLQALGAAAPQRIISIGGGARNPQWRRLRERRLGCPVTSCQTPPAAGVARLAQQALVG
- the metK gene encoding methionine adenosyltransferase, with the protein product MSRYVFTSESVTEGHPDKICDQVSDAVLDALLAQDPASRVACETVVNTGLCMITGEVTSKAQVDFIHLVRNVIKEIGYSGARAGGFDANSCAVLVALDQQSPDIAQGVNEADDHAGDPLDLVGAGDQGIMFGYACNETPELMPLPISLAHRLSRRLAEVRHNGTLDYLLPDGKTQVSVVYENDKPVSIDTILISTQHTADVDGISDEQGIRERITKDLWTHVVEPATADLALKPSREATKYLVNPTGKFVVGGPQGDAGLTGRKIIVDTYGGYARHGGGAFSGKDPTKVDRSAAYAARYVAKCLVAAGLAERAEVQLSYAIGVAKPVSILVESFGTSQLDNDALTALVQEHFDLRPGAIIEIFGLRNLPQQRGGRFYQDTAAYGHFGRNDLQAPWEDVSAKSEELRQTKAAQGVTA
- a CDS encoding HAD family hydrolase; this encodes MATLLLKGTPISSIDGVLFDKDGTLSHSEPHLLALAEERINRAIEIGQDQAPPLEAFALRDTLRRAFGVSNDMLHPGGTLAVASRQDNIASTATVFCLLGCSWPQALAMAHACFDEVDQGGLVDATPSPLLNGAERLLRALNQLNVTTAVISNDTRSGIDDFLDHHELSACIDGIWSADDHPRKPDPQAVLELCDCLGLPPQRCALIGDAETDLQMALQAGIGCVIGFTGGWSRTPELRSAQHLLHHWDELAINTAA
- a CDS encoding DUF2470 domain-containing protein — encoded protein: MPADALTDAVSTRICKHMNDDHAEAVLAYAKHYGGVSNPAAARMVSVKAETMELEVDGASISIAFDHTLTDSEDAHRTLVAMLRAMPKENG